GACGAATCTATGTGGGGTGACACAAGATACTTACTACTGGCCATAAATAGCAGCACGTTCTTGAGGTTCTCACgaacagcctcctcctcctatCTGTCAGTGCTTGTATCTTTGCACAGCTGGATATGTTAACTCACAAGACTGTCACCCTGGCCACTGTTCATAAGACGATCCATAATCTCAATGATCTTGATCCAGAGATCCAGCATTCCGTCCCATTCTGAGAGGAGCACCATATATTGAAGGAAGACTTTGCAAAGAAGAGAGGCAGACTGGACTCTCATCTCGCTCATTCCATCTCGATCGGACAGAAAGACCTCAGGCTTGAGCAGCTGGATGATTAATGGAAACAGAACCTTGCCAAAAATAGCAGTCCACTCTTTAGGGTCACTGCAGGTCAACTCTGGGGACAGAAGAGATCGTTGAAGGGCGGAGAACGCAAGTTGTCGGACATCTCTGCATGGGTTTGCACACTGAGTGGTTAAGGCCTGAAAAATTGGCAGCCAATATGCAGACCAGGCTGTGGATTTGTTAACATGGCAATTGGGATAATAGTGTTTGGAGGATGACACACCTTCACTGCTCTCAAGCTGGGACTGTTGCATGAGATGTGGGATTCGATCCGTCATATTATAAAGCATGTTGACAGCCTTGGAGCCTCGACTAACTGCTTCCGCATTCCTGGGATCATATCAGTGTTTTATTCAAAGCTTGGGGTCTGTCAAGTTTCACCgtttcttgtcttgcttgGAGACAACTGGCCTTTGGGGTCTAGGGCTTCGGGTCTGCATGTTAGGTCGCCGGGGGGTGGCAGCGGAGGCAAAGTCGTTCAGAAGGGATATTGCTGCCTCGTAGTTATCTGCCATAATAGCTGGAGGGGTTCCAGCAGTTCCCTTCTCCAAAATTTCGAAAACAAGTGCCGCTGATTCCGGACGTTGAGCCAAGGCTCGCAGTATTGCCCAAAAATCAGGGGACGTCATCATTTCTCGTTTCAACGGGCCAGACTCCTCGATGCAAAGCGAAAGACCTTGCAACACAAGATCCGAGTTCTTCCCCAAAGCCTCTTGTGGCAAAGTCGAGATCGTGTGAAGCAGAAATGGAACATTGACGAAGTCATGATCCTTGAATGATTAGCTTCAAGTTTAAAAGCGTTTGCTACAAAACTTACATAGCTGATATTGAGTAGCTTGAGAGCATAGAAGGACGCCCGGGAAACTGTAATGGCATGGTATCGGGCTGGATCGCGAAGAACACTTTGTAGTGTGTCGAAGACAACTTTACCCATGCTCTCGATGGATTCTGCATTCCGTGACGCCAAAAGTGTACAGAACTCTAGGATATATGCAACACTTGGATCATACTCCAGATGCCCTGGCGATCGAACGTGACCATTCGTGGGAGACGTGGGCAAACTCTCATGCTTGACACTAATTACGGTCGTGCTAGAATCCTCGGGGAGTTGCTCAACAAGTGTTTCGACGATGACTTTAGCAACGGATGGACTCAGATTACTTTCACATAGTTAGCTTGATCCTGACTATACAAACATACAACTTACGCAATATTTTCAAACACCGCAGTCATATTGCATGACTTGATACAATCGATAGTACAAAGTGTGCTTTCTAGCTCTTCATCGGATGGTTCAGGGGGGTCGTCGGCAGCATAACTAGAAATGTATGACGTGAAGGCCGAAAAGAAACCAGTGTCCGCATTCCTCGCTACTCGGTCGATGACTTGTGATGGCGTTTGCAGTGGAATGGGGGGCAACGGTAAGCCTGGCAAGTTGCTTGGAGAGAACGGCGAAATGAGCGAGTTGGTGAATAGATTGAGCCATATGCGAATCATCTGTCAATGTGAGCATCCATTCAACTGACAAGGCTCGATTACTAACATATTTCCAACTTCTGTGTATCAGATTTTCACTTCCAGTAACGACACGGAACAACACAAGAGTCGCAAGTTGGGCCCTGAAATCCCTACCGAGCTTAACAGCGAGTTCGCTTACCATGACGCTACCAGTCCCTGCCTGAACTTCAGTGTTCAGGGAAGTGTTGAACTGTGTGTCGGTTGCCAACGTCGACATGTGGCTTAGACAATAAACAATCTGATCAAGAGCTTCCGAGTTCTGGTATTTCGTGGCAATGCGAGCGCATTCATCGAAGCCAGTGACGATTCGAGCGAACACGGCATCATCTGTGGCGGACATGAATACATAGGACAGCGTAGAAACAATAGGTTTCCAGGTCGTTGCAAACATATCAGCATCATAAATGTTTGTGTCGCATATTACAAGGTTACCAGTTGACTCTGTCTTGAGAAGCAGTTCTCTCCATGCATAGTCAAAGGCATGCTTGTTATCATGTTCATCAGGCAGGATGATTTCGTTGGACTTGATGGACTGGTAGATAGTCTGCAGATACTCGGGAGCAAAGTTTTGGCCGTTATTAGTTCCCCTGAGGTTTCTTGCGAAATCCTCCAACGTCATGCGCTTCTTGGCGTCCAGGTTGGGGTTATGTTGATCAGTATTCAACAGGATGATAGCATACGTCAAGATGTAGACTGCATCTTTGTCTGCGACTTCGCCAGTAGTGTCGTGGGAGCAAAATTTCTCGGAGAAAGCCTCCACAATCGTAGCAATCAAGGGCGCCTCTCCGGGGAGTCGGAATGACTCCAAGAATTGTCTAAGTGCCTCGTCAACTCGCTTACCAGAAAAGTCAAAAAGGTCCAAGAAAGCTCCGAGAATTTCTTCATTGCCTCTCTTAGATATGAAGTCGCCAAGGACCTTCTTATTGACCCGTGAAGTGCCTTTGAGAAACttggcaacagcaacaggaTCTGTGGCGTCTTTAATGATGCCCTGTGCTTCCAGATAGCCCAGACCTGCCTTAGGCTTCTCGTTGAACTTGCTTGCTCCCTTGATAAtaattttcttctttcgcCGTTGCTCCCTTAATGTCGCCGGGTCAGGAAAGTCTCCATAGATAGGATCTTGGTCAAGTCTTTCGGCAATAAACTGGATATATCGGAGCAGAGCATCGAGACAGAGCGGAGGGACACTTGTGGTACTCCAGGTTGCAGAATCAGGGAGAGCATTTCTGGAAAGAAGCCCAATCATGTCTTCACAGAGATCCGCCCGATCAACATCGCAATCGTAATTAATGAAGAGCTCCGCCATGAATGTCGGCATACGCGACAGGACCCCAACACTTTCTACCATAGCCTGGCGCGCATCTGGCTTCCGGGATCCACCCTCCAGGCCAAGTTTTTGACGGTCCTTGACAGGGACTGGAGTCGATCGGCCACTGCTGGGCTGTGACGACTGTGAAGGTTTGACCAGTTTGGGCGTCTGTGGGATGCCAGCATAGAGAGAGGGGTCGATACCGGGCTCCCGGGGTATCTCAACCTTTGGGTGTAAACAAGCTACCAGGTAAGATAGGAACAGCTCCTGTTGCAGCTTAAGTACTCCACGACAAGTGGCCAACAGCGTACCGGCAACAACTAGCGACTCCTCGAGAATTGCCATGTTGTCAGACCTTACTAGCTGAAACAGATAACAGCATAATCGGTCCTCAGCGATACCTGCTAGGGCAGGGTGTCGAGAAATAAAGGGCCCAGCAACCTCAAGGGCGACGTGAATAATTCGTAATGCCATAACCCGCATTGTGTCTGTGTgctgtcgatcttgagggTCCAGGAAGTTTACCAATACCCGGAATAGCTCACGAACAGAAGGGAGGGAGTAAGGCCTGAGATCTACAGACTCCGTCTCCTCTGTCGCGTCGCTTGTAGTTGCCAGCGCCGTTTCAGAAGTGGCCGTGGTGTCCCGACTGCTTCGTTCGGGGTCTGGGGTAGACATTCCAGGTACCTCCAGGCTCTCAGGTTCGGCAGACAGTCCTCCTGCTTCGGGAGCGGGGTTTTCCATTCTGACGCTATCGCGGTCTTCATCAACTTGCTGATCCAAGGCGTTTGCGACATCGCCAGCTTCAACCTCGAGGTGTTTCACGTCTTCGAATATGATTTGGCACATCCTCACCATAGAGGTTTCAGCAGTGCGGCGCAAAACGGGGGAGAAACGAGGCTGTGAGCATATGGCGAGGCCACGACCCATCATGTCGCAAACGCTCTCGTCGCTCAGAATATCTCCACCCGGACCGGACATCATATCCTCCATCAGATTCAGAatcatgagaagaacaaccTCGACTTGACCTGAATCACTGATATCGAATTGACAATGTGTAACGGCACTCGACAGAGATTGCATGGCCAAGGCAAACCGTGGTGACTCGGGGCAGATGAAACCATAGGCCAGAAACTTCCTTAAAGCACCTAGGGCCAAGATTGTGATCGGGGCGGCGGTACCCTTAGTTTGGATAACGTGGAGGAACGGAGCGAGGATCGCAGGGGCGTCGAATGATCGGATATCTAGAAGGGAAATGTCAGCCATCATGGGTGAAGAAAGGAGTGATGGCGACTAGTTGGCCAACCATACCTTTAACACCAGCAAGCTCATGCCTTAGTTTGCCAAAGCCAGCAATCATGGGGTTATCTTGCATGCTCTTTCCCCTCTGCCCACGAAGACCCCAGCGATTGGTAAGGCCATCATGGGAAGCATCACCGCTGATACTCGCCGCGGGACTCTTACTTCGTCCGCGTGGTGAAGGACTGGGAGGCCCAAGCTGTACGGGATTCGGGCTCCCGCCAAGAATAGCGGAAACGGATGAGTGTGGAGAGCGAGCATGCTTCTGGATAGCGGAAGTTATGGAGATGCACTCCGAAATGACCAGCGACACGGGGTCAACTGCGACGGACACAGGCCGGCTTCGATACTGCATCCGTACAGGTAGTGCGCGGTCCTCGAAACTCGAAACTCCCGACGGCCTAGGACTCTCCATAGTCAGAGAAGGTTGTTCATCGCGACTCATGATATTGCAGCCTCGTAATCGTGTGTGATGGTTTGCGACTTGATGATTGACCCAAATTCGGGGGTGGCTGAAGGAGGTCCGAAATATCGTAGAAACCGAACACAAAGCTTCTTGGGAGGAAGCACCACGTCTCCAGCGAAACTAAAAGGGGAATCGTTTGTGGTCGAGTTTGCTCGAAAGAGTTGAGAGGTTGGATGATAAAGACAGAGTCGCAACGTAGCGTCCCTACGGCTTAGATACCTtactaaggtaaggtaagtactgtaggtaaggtaggtactaggtagcTAAAGCAAGGTACCACTTAACTTTATGCCAGGATCTTTAGAAGCTGCGCGCTGTCCTTCTCCAGGTGTCGCCCCATGCCCACGCTGATTGGTCAGGTGCCACCGTCTGTCCTAGCCCCTTGAAAGACATGCACAGCTGGGGGCTGGATaagattttttttttttttttggaaTTAACAttgaaaataataaaatactcAGCCGGATTTCGTTCCTAACATTATCAATTTTGATTCGCAACAGAG
This genomic stretch from Fusarium fujikuroi IMI 58289 draft genome, chromosome FFUJ_chr09 harbors:
- a CDS encoding related to GEA2-GDP/GTP exchange factor for ARF; this translates as MSRDEQPSLTMESPRPSGVSSFEDRALPVRMQYRSRPVSVAVDPVSLVISECISITSAIQKHARSPHSSVSAILGGSPNPVQLGPPSPSPRGRSKSPAASISGDASHDGLTNRWGLRGQRGKSMQDNPMIAGFGKLRHELAGVKDIRSFDAPAILAPFLHVIQTKGTAAPITILALGALRKFLAYGFICPESPRFALAMQSLSSAVTHCQFDISDSGQVEVVLLMILNLMEDMMSGPGGDILSDESVCDMMGRGLAICSQPRFSPVLRRTAETSMVRMCQIIFEDVKHLEVEAGDVANALDQQVDEDRDSVRMENPAPEAGGLSAEPESLEVPGMSTPDPERSSRDTTATSETALATTSDATEETESVDLRPYSLPSVRELFRVLVNFLDPQDRQHTDTMRVMALRIIHVALEVAGPFISRHPALAGIAEDRLCCYLFQLVRSDNMAILEESLVVAGTLLATCRGVLKLQQELFLSYLVACLHPKVEIPREPGIDPSLYAGIPQTPKLVKPSQSSQPSSGRSTPVPVKDRQKLGLEGGSRKPDARQAMVESVGVLSRMPTFMAELFINYDCDVDRADLCEDMIGLLSRNALPDSATWSTTSVPPLCLDALLRYIQFIAERLDQDPIYGDFPDPATLREQRRKKKIIIKGASKFNEKPKAGLGYLEAQGIIKDATDPVAVAKFLKGTSRVNKKVLGDFISKRGNEEILGAFLDLFDFSGKRVDEALRQFLESFRLPGEAPLIATIVEAFSEKFCSHDTTGEVADKDAVYILTYAIILLNTDQHNPNLDAKKRMTLEDFARNLRGTNNGQNFAPEYLQTIYQSIKSNEIILPDEHDNKHAFDYAWRELLLKTESTGNLVICDTNIYDADMFATTWKPIVSTLSYVFMSATDDAVFARIVTGFDECARIATKYQNSEALDQIVYCLSHMSTLATDTQFNTSLNTEVQAGTGSVMVSELAVKLGRDFRAQLATLVLFRVVTGSENLIHRSWKYMIRIWLNLFTNSLISPFSPSNLPGLPLPPIPLQTPSQVIDRVARNADTGFFSAFTSYISSYAADDPPEPSDEELESTLCTIDCIKSCNMTAVFENIANLSPSVAKVIVETLVEQLPEDSSTTVISVKHESLPTSPTNGHVRSPGHLEYDPSVAYILEFCTLLASRNAESIESMGKVVFDTLQSVLRDPARYHAITVSRASFYALKLLNISYDHDFVNVPFLLHTISTLPQEALGKNSDLVLQGLSLCIEESGPLKREMMTSPDFWAILRALAQRPESAALVFEILEKGTAGTPPAIMADNYEAAISLLNDFASAATPRRPNMQTRSPRPQRPVVSKQDKKRNAEAVSRGSKAVNMLYNMTDRIPHLMQQSQLESSEAWSAYWLPIFQALTTQCANPCRDVRQLAFSALQRSLLSPELTCSDPKEWTAIFGKVLFPLIIQLLKPEVFLSDRDGMSEMRVQSASLLCKVFLQYMVLLSEWDGMLDLWIKIIEIMDRLMNSGQGDSLEEEAVRENLKNVLLFMASSKYLVSPHIDSSKEELWSETWKRIDRFLPELRGELALDEPPNANKADNQTTEVSAQLSEKEREIEKKPETKEDQIAGNPVTTEKVAQA